A genomic stretch from Bordetella sp. N includes:
- a CDS encoding ABC transporter ATP-binding protein has product MIELDQLSKSFTQKDGHVVKAVDRVSLTVPRGEICVFLGPSGCGKTTTLKMINRLIAPTSGRVLIDGEDTTSLDAVTLRRKIGYVIQQIGLFPNMTIEQNIMVVPRLMGWDKQRCRDRARELLAMVKLDPNKMMNRYPRELSGGQQQRVGVIRALAADAPLLLMDEPFGAVDPINRESIQNEFFQMQRELNKTVIMVSHDIDEAIKLGDRVAVFRAGRLVQFDHPDALLARPADDFVQAFVGHDNTLKRLLLVRAGDAASLPPCGTPDMSMAQAYGVMDEADVRYLPILDTAGRALGYITRRDAREAMKTGDRPCGESLRTFTVTAAVDEHLRIVLSRMYQHNTSWLPVLDADGVYLGEVTQESIAGYLSSGKSRSFGTPAPAQAVAA; this is encoded by the coding sequence ATGATAGAACTCGACCAACTCAGCAAATCCTTCACGCAGAAGGACGGTCACGTGGTCAAGGCGGTCGATCGCGTCAGCCTTACCGTGCCGCGCGGCGAAATCTGCGTCTTCCTGGGTCCTTCCGGCTGCGGCAAGACCACCACCCTGAAAATGATCAACCGCCTGATCGCCCCCACGTCGGGACGCGTGCTGATCGACGGCGAGGACACCACGTCGCTGGATGCCGTCACCCTGCGCCGCAAGATCGGCTATGTGATCCAGCAGATCGGCCTGTTCCCCAACATGACCATCGAGCAGAACATCATGGTGGTTCCGCGCCTGATGGGATGGGACAAGCAGCGCTGCCGCGACCGGGCGCGCGAACTGCTCGCCATGGTGAAGCTGGATCCGAACAAGATGATGAACCGCTACCCGCGTGAGCTGTCCGGTGGCCAGCAGCAGCGGGTCGGCGTGATTCGCGCCCTGGCCGCGGATGCGCCCCTGCTGTTGATGGACGAGCCCTTCGGCGCGGTCGATCCCATCAACCGGGAAAGCATCCAGAACGAATTCTTCCAGATGCAGCGGGAACTCAACAAGACCGTCATCATGGTCTCGCACGACATCGACGAAGCCATCAAACTGGGCGATCGCGTGGCGGTGTTCCGCGCCGGGCGCCTGGTGCAATTCGATCACCCCGACGCGCTGCTGGCGCGCCCGGCGGATGATTTCGTGCAGGCCTTCGTGGGCCATGACAACACGCTCAAGCGTTTGCTGCTGGTGCGTGCTGGCGACGCCGCCAGCCTGCCGCCCTGCGGCACGCCGGACATGAGCATGGCACAAGCCTATGGCGTGATGGACGAGGCCGATGTGCGCTATCTGCCCATCCTGGACACGGCCGGACGCGCCCTGGGTTACATCACCCGCCGCGATGCGCGCGAGGCGATGAAGACGGGCGACCGCCCCTGCGGCGAATCGCTGCGTACTTTCACGGTCACCGCGGCGGTGGACGAGCATCTGCGCATCGTGTTGTCGCGCATGTACCAGCACAACACCAGCTGGCTGCCGGTGCTCGATGCCGACGGTGTCTACCTGGGCGAAGTGACGCAGGAATCGATCGCGGGTTACCTGAGCTCGGGGAAGTCGCGCAGCTTCGGCACGCCGGCGCCGGCGCAGGCCGTCGCCGCCTGA
- a CDS encoding iron-containing alcohol dehydrogenase, producing the protein MERFLSVSSAVRIHAGDGALRQLSAEATRVGAQRAFIVCGDSVATRTRLLDQLRDVLGSRYAGGYEAMRKDAPLEDVEDAARSARAAEADLLIAVGAGSVLKATRVLAIALGEARPLVELATRYPEHGSPVSPRLMAAKPAIFNVLTAATSAQNRAGAALRRADGGPRLEFFDPKTRPAAIFWDSDALATAPPALARSTGLGVFWRALMSRGALSQANPLVQASRLHAYTLAHAALPRLADPQDIGARVDMCAAALLQNRDEDDGGRPFDVHWVARAVYALGAALFNRLPALDQGSTHALLTAPALLHFGALCPDAVMQMGAALGVPDVAHDKERAVADAVEAIFAGLDVPARLPFIDAATRAAVLEAALYNFNADRTRELAGHADRLAAMLTDAIGAEA; encoded by the coding sequence ATGGAACGTTTCCTCTCGGTTTCCAGCGCAGTGCGCATCCACGCCGGCGATGGCGCGTTGCGGCAGTTGTCGGCGGAGGCCACCCGCGTCGGCGCGCAGCGCGCCTTCATCGTGTGCGGCGACAGCGTGGCCACGCGCACACGGCTGCTGGACCAGTTGCGCGACGTGCTGGGCAGCCGCTATGCCGGCGGCTATGAAGCGATGCGCAAGGATGCCCCGCTGGAAGACGTCGAGGACGCCGCGCGATCCGCGCGCGCCGCCGAGGCCGACCTGCTGATCGCGGTAGGGGCGGGCAGCGTGCTCAAGGCCACCCGGGTGCTGGCCATCGCGCTGGGTGAAGCTCGTCCGCTGGTTGAACTGGCGACCCGCTATCCCGAGCACGGGTCGCCGGTCAGCCCGCGGTTGATGGCGGCCAAGCCGGCCATCTTCAATGTGCTGACCGCCGCGACCTCAGCGCAGAACCGGGCTGGCGCCGCGCTGCGCCGGGCGGACGGCGGGCCCCGCCTGGAGTTTTTCGATCCCAAGACCCGCCCGGCAGCCATATTCTGGGATAGCGATGCCTTGGCGACGGCGCCGCCCGCTTTGGCGCGGTCCACGGGCCTGGGCGTCTTCTGGCGGGCCTTGATGAGCCGGGGCGCGCTGAGTCAGGCCAATCCCTTGGTGCAGGCGTCGCGCCTGCATGCCTATACCCTGGCTCATGCGGCCTTGCCCAGGCTGGCCGATCCGCAGGACATCGGCGCCAGGGTGGATATGTGCGCGGCGGCCCTGTTGCAGAATCGCGACGAGGACGATGGCGGGCGGCCCTTCGATGTGCACTGGGTGGCGCGTGCCGTCTATGCACTGGGGGCGGCGTTATTCAATCGCCTGCCGGCGCTCGACCAGGGCAGCACGCATGCGCTGCTGACCGCGCCGGCCCTCCTGCATTTCGGGGCGCTGTGTCCCGACGCTGTCATGCAGATGGGGGCAGCCCTGGGTGTGCCTGACGTCGCCCACGACAAGGAACGGGCGGTGGCGGATGCCGTCGAGGCGATTTTCGCGGGCCTGGACGTGCCGGCGCGCTTGCCTTTTATCGATGCAGCGACCCGCGCGGCCGTGCTCGAAGCGGCGCTCTACAACTTCAATGCGGACCGCACGCGCGAACTGGCTGGCCATGCAGACCGCTTGGCGGCCATGCTGACCGACGCCATAGGGGCAGAAGCATGA
- a CDS encoding tripartite tricarboxylate transporter substrate binding protein, with protein sequence MSSAGAQAADRYPEQPIKLIVPYVPGASTDALARMVGQDVATDLKQTVIVENHAGAGGTIAADFVKRQPADGYTLMFTTDGIQAVNPSIYKKLAYDPLKDFTPLSIAVKAPLVLAVRSDSPYKTAQALIAYARANPDKLTYGSAGLGSSQHMAGELMKSMAHVKITHVPYRGGAPAMTDLLGGHIDMMFVQSASAKELADKGNLRILAIGSPKRNKYLPDVPTFAEVGLPGYDSDTWYGFAMPAKADPKIVALLNSSIVKSLRKREDQLEKLGYTVVASSAADMRKDIETNIPKWREVAQQAGVYQMQ encoded by the coding sequence ATGTCGTCGGCAGGCGCCCAGGCCGCCGACCGCTATCCCGAACAACCCATCAAACTTATCGTGCCCTACGTGCCTGGCGCCAGCACGGACGCCCTGGCTCGCATGGTCGGACAGGACGTCGCCACGGATCTTAAGCAGACGGTCATCGTGGAGAATCATGCCGGCGCGGGCGGGACGATAGCGGCTGATTTCGTCAAACGGCAACCGGCGGATGGCTACACCCTGATGTTCACCACGGATGGCATCCAGGCGGTGAACCCGTCCATCTACAAGAAGCTGGCGTACGACCCCTTGAAAGACTTCACGCCGCTGTCGATCGCGGTCAAGGCACCCCTGGTACTGGCGGTGCGCAGCGACTCGCCCTACAAGACCGCGCAAGCGCTGATCGCCTATGCCCGCGCGAATCCCGACAAGCTGACCTACGGATCGGCGGGCCTGGGCAGTTCGCAGCACATGGCGGGTGAATTGATGAAGTCCATGGCCCACGTGAAGATCACGCACGTGCCTTACCGGGGCGGCGCGCCGGCGATGACGGACCTGCTGGGCGGCCACATCGACATGATGTTCGTCCAGTCGGCTTCGGCCAAAGAGCTGGCCGACAAGGGCAACCTGCGCATCCTGGCCATCGGCAGCCCGAAGCGAAATAAATACCTGCCCGATGTACCCACCTTCGCCGAGGTCGGCCTGCCGGGTTACGACTCGGACACCTGGTACGGCTTCGCGATGCCGGCCAAGGCCGATCCCAAGATCGTCGCCTTGTTGAATTCCTCCATCGTCAAGTCGCTGCGCAAGCGCGAGGACCAGCTGGAGAAACTGGGCTACACCGTCGTGGCCAGCTCGGCGGCCGATATGCGCAAGGACATCGAGACCAACATCCCCAAGTGGCGCGAGGTGGCCCAGCAGGCGGGCGTGTACCAGATGCAATAG
- a CDS encoding acyl-CoA dehydrogenase family protein, with the protein MDFDLPESSRMVRDTVARFVKEALVPNEALIIRREAERGYTDEPLIPPELEASLQQKARDIGLWGIDVPEEYGGQDLGMLTKCLVVEQLKHSIVPFVLPPESPNLFLLKTLCKGAQVDRYLLPYASGEKKSCLALSEPGAGSDAAAINTRAERKDGKWVLNGTKLWISNARKADFMIVMAVTDPAADKRAAFTAFLVDKGTPGLTIPTSFPMIGEYHPYEVVLDNVVLDDAQVLGEVGAGFGPLSQRLGVRRLEIASRCLGLAERCLAMMLEQANTRQTFGAPLADRQAVQWWIADSYQEIEMVRLLVYQMAWKMDQGRQDVRLDGSMVKVQGTEMITRVVDRAIQLFGGMGVSKELPLEYISRMCRVMRIVEGPSEVHRWVLARELLRHGRPSA; encoded by the coding sequence ATGGATTTCGATTTGCCCGAATCGTCGCGCATGGTGCGCGACACGGTGGCGCGCTTCGTCAAGGAAGCGCTGGTTCCCAATGAGGCGCTCATCATCCGCCGCGAAGCCGAGCGTGGCTACACCGATGAGCCCCTGATTCCTCCCGAGCTGGAAGCGTCCCTGCAGCAAAAGGCCCGCGACATCGGCCTGTGGGGCATAGACGTACCGGAGGAATACGGCGGCCAGGACCTGGGCATGTTGACCAAATGCCTGGTCGTCGAGCAGCTCAAGCACAGCATCGTGCCTTTCGTCCTGCCGCCGGAAAGCCCGAACCTGTTCCTGCTGAAAACGCTGTGCAAGGGCGCTCAGGTGGACCGCTATCTGCTGCCATACGCCAGCGGTGAGAAGAAGAGTTGCCTGGCGCTGTCCGAGCCGGGTGCGGGATCCGACGCCGCCGCCATCAATACGCGGGCGGAGCGCAAGGACGGGAAGTGGGTGCTCAATGGCACCAAGCTGTGGATCAGCAATGCGCGCAAGGCGGATTTCATGATCGTGATGGCGGTGACCGACCCCGCCGCCGACAAGCGAGCGGCCTTCACCGCTTTCCTCGTCGACAAGGGCACGCCAGGGCTTACCATTCCGACCTCTTTCCCCATGATCGGCGAGTATCATCCCTACGAAGTCGTGTTGGACAACGTGGTGCTGGACGATGCCCAGGTCTTGGGCGAAGTCGGCGCGGGCTTCGGGCCGCTGTCGCAGCGGCTGGGCGTGCGCCGGCTTGAGATCGCCTCTCGCTGCCTGGGCCTGGCCGAGCGTTGTCTGGCCATGATGCTGGAGCAGGCCAATACGCGCCAGACCTTCGGCGCGCCGCTGGCCGACCGGCAGGCCGTGCAGTGGTGGATCGCGGACAGCTATCAGGAAATCGAGATGGTGCGCCTGCTGGTCTACCAGATGGCGTGGAAAATGGACCAGGGCCGGCAGGACGTGCGCCTGGACGGGTCCATGGTGAAAGTGCAGGGAACGGAAATGATCACGCGCGTGGTCGATCGGGCTATCCAGCTGTTCGGCGGCATGGGCGTGTCCAAGGAGTTGCCATTGGAATACATCTCGCGGATGTGCCGCGTCATGCGCATCGTCGAAGGGCCTAGCGAGGTGCATCGCTGGGTGCTGGCCCGTGAACTCCTGCGGCACGGCCGACCGTCGGCGTAG
- a CDS encoding glycine betaine ABC transporter substrate-binding protein yields the protein MLNKRYAPLRRLLPRAALLAASLLSLPLMAGRVAQAAEPIRVGGKNFTEQLILSSMTEQYLRTKGYTTTLTTGLGSTLMRQALENNQLDVVWDYTGTALVVFNHVKEKLDGEQSYARVKELDAKKGLVWLQASTVNNTYALAMPHDRAVATGITTLSQYAKMVRDTPKKRHPFAVDMEFAARPDGLAPLKEAYQLPLTRRDVIQLDPGLVYTALNNNQVDTGLVYTTDGRVKGFNLVVLRDDLNYFPAYNAVPVVRDEVLRAHPELAAQLNALAAQLDNEAMTEMNYQVDIGQRPVDQVATDFLRQHGLI from the coding sequence ATGTTGAACAAGCGCTACGCCCCCCTGCGCCGGCTGCTGCCGCGCGCGGCGCTGCTGGCCGCGAGCCTGTTGTCCTTGCCGCTGATGGCAGGCCGCGTGGCCCAGGCCGCCGAGCCGATCCGCGTGGGCGGCAAGAATTTCACCGAGCAGCTGATCCTGTCCTCGATGACCGAACAGTATCTGCGCACCAAGGGCTACACGACCACCCTCACCACCGGCCTGGGCAGCACGCTCATGCGTCAGGCGCTGGAAAACAATCAGCTGGACGTGGTGTGGGACTACACCGGCACCGCGCTGGTCGTGTTCAACCACGTCAAGGAAAAGCTGGACGGCGAGCAGAGCTATGCGCGGGTCAAGGAACTCGACGCGAAGAAAGGCCTGGTCTGGCTGCAGGCGTCCACGGTCAACAACACCTATGCGCTGGCGATGCCGCATGATCGCGCGGTGGCCACCGGCATCACGACCCTGTCGCAGTACGCGAAGATGGTGCGCGACACGCCCAAGAAGCGCCACCCCTTTGCCGTCGACATGGAATTCGCCGCGCGTCCGGACGGCCTGGCGCCGCTGAAGGAAGCGTATCAGCTGCCGCTGACGCGGCGCGACGTCATCCAGCTCGATCCCGGACTGGTCTACACGGCCTTGAACAACAACCAGGTCGATACCGGGCTGGTCTACACCACGGATGGCCGCGTCAAGGGCTTCAATCTGGTGGTGCTGCGCGATGACCTGAACTACTTCCCCGCCTATAACGCGGTGCCGGTGGTGCGCGATGAAGTCCTGCGTGCCCACCCGGAACTGGCCGCCCAGTTGAACGCCCTGGCCGCGCAGCTGGACAACGAAGCCATGACCGAAATGAACTACCAGGTCGACATCGGGCAGCGTCCGGTGGACCAGGTGGCCACCGACTTCCTGCGCCAGCATGGCCTGATCTAA
- a CDS encoding endonuclease: protein MKHVVLLRIAALSFAVLSLPSHAADSDFVTRKTATGHRDFRKAKEVLPAVYQGHEHEYYCGCAYSGKDVDLASCGYKTRKSLTRAERIEWEHIVPAWTLGHQRQCWQDKSDNGGGRKNCTKSDDGYRKAEGDLVNLVPSVGEVNGDRQNFPYSQWTSGKVSMYGQCQTAVDFKNRAVQPRPEVRGEISRIQMYMATTYDLKLSKQDRQLFCAWSRQYPVSSWEQERNRRITGLQGSGNRFVTDAAAREAFCR, encoded by the coding sequence ATGAAACACGTTGTATTGCTGCGCATTGCTGCCCTGTCTTTTGCTGTCCTTTCCCTTCCCTCCCACGCTGCCGACTCCGACTTCGTCACGCGCAAGACCGCGACAGGCCATCGCGACTTTCGCAAGGCCAAGGAAGTCCTGCCTGCTGTCTACCAGGGGCATGAACACGAGTACTACTGCGGCTGTGCCTATTCCGGTAAAGACGTCGATCTTGCCTCCTGCGGCTACAAGACCCGCAAGAGCCTGACGCGTGCCGAGCGCATCGAATGGGAGCACATCGTGCCGGCCTGGACCCTGGGCCACCAGCGCCAGTGCTGGCAGGACAAGAGCGACAACGGCGGCGGCCGCAAGAACTGCACGAAGAGCGACGACGGCTACCGCAAAGCCGAAGGCGACCTCGTCAATCTGGTGCCCTCCGTCGGTGAAGTGAATGGCGACCGCCAGAACTTCCCGTACTCACAGTGGACGTCGGGCAAGGTCAGCATGTACGGCCAATGCCAGACCGCGGTGGACTTCAAGAATCGCGCCGTCCAGCCGCGTCCCGAAGTGCGGGGCGAGATTTCCCGCATCCAGATGTATATGGCCACCACGTATGACCTGAAACTGAGCAAGCAGGACAGGCAGCTGTTCTGCGCCTGGTCACGGCAGTATCCGGTGAGCAGCTGGGAGCAGGAACGCAATCGCCGCATCACGGGCCTGCAAGGCAGCGGCAACCGCTTTGTCACCGATGCCGCGGCGCGCGAGGCGTTCTGCCGCTAA
- a CDS encoding ABC transporter permease — protein sequence MLKTNSIMRAVAGTACVLALLAGLIIWVGPDFIRQQQDRLLYDAADHLRLVAISMALALATGLPAGVALSRPCMRRWSDRLMQIFNVGNTVPSLAVLALALAALGIGEKPAILALWLASLLPIVRNTTEGLRSVSPALLEAARGIGMTPAQRLFQVELPNALPVILAGGRISLVINVGTVPLSFLIGANSLGELIFPGIYLNDQPLLLLGAAATAVMALTLDALLAAGGAVYLRKRGLGR from the coding sequence ATGCTGAAAACCAACTCCATCATGCGTGCCGTGGCCGGAACGGCCTGCGTACTGGCGCTGCTCGCGGGCCTGATCATCTGGGTCGGACCGGACTTCATCCGCCAGCAGCAGGACCGTCTGCTGTACGACGCCGCTGACCATCTGCGCCTGGTCGCAATCTCGATGGCCTTGGCATTGGCGACCGGCCTGCCCGCCGGGGTCGCGCTGAGCCGGCCCTGCATGCGCCGCTGGTCCGACCGCTTGATGCAGATCTTCAACGTCGGCAATACCGTGCCGTCGCTGGCGGTACTGGCGCTGGCCCTGGCCGCCCTGGGCATCGGCGAGAAGCCCGCCATTCTGGCCTTGTGGCTGGCGTCCCTGCTGCCCATCGTGCGCAATACCACCGAAGGCCTGCGCAGCGTGTCGCCGGCGCTGCTGGAAGCGGCGCGCGGCATCGGCATGACGCCGGCACAGCGCCTGTTCCAGGTCGAACTGCCGAATGCCCTGCCCGTCATCCTGGCCGGGGGGCGCATCAGCCTGGTGATCAATGTGGGAACGGTGCCCCTGTCCTTCCTGATTGGCGCCAACAGCCTGGGCGAACTCATCTTCCCGGGAATTTATCTGAACGATCAACCGCTGCTCCTGCTCGGCGCCGCCGCCACCGCCGTCATGGCGCTGACCCTGGACGCCTTGTTGGCGGCGGGTGGCGCGGTTTACCTGCGCAAACGCGGCCTGGGCCGATGA
- a CDS encoding ATP-binding protein, with protein sequence MTSEHAETADRVRSTFLATVSHEIRTPLNGVIGVLDVLGDTRLDSEQRHYVDIAAHSARLLLRVINDILDYAKIESGAMPLHCAPYGLYQAVENMADLFLPMARRKGLNLTVAMMPHFDRCLIGDEVRVGQVMANLLNNAVTFTERGSIVLSARRRVRRGVDDMEITVRDSGPGMSAEYQQRLFSPFQQEDNSTTRRHGGTGLGLSIVKLLLDLMGGTIHISSSPGRGTRATVRIPAQWGDQSVGWPCYAGRRATLAVRSRLLRPSIRAWLRKMKIQEVAAGTQADLCIVDSNDGGFICRHDQHVTPSIHALAPFLKTLAQAWRGEPTLMPGAARADAAAQDTARSEAAAFDAAERAATSREASPLKQFSRTLACSLESRSHPRHPLFQSTRDLLLVEDNEINRDITLRQLNRLGGEARAADDGESGYIQWLHVRPRIVLVDCHMPRLDGYALARRIRIHEITHALPRTKLIGFSANATPYDAQACRAAGMDDYVPKPASRGTLVTALRRAGLAWAWDAQP encoded by the coding sequence ATGACGTCTGAGCACGCGGAGACCGCGGACAGGGTCCGGTCCACCTTCCTGGCCACGGTCAGCCATGAGATCCGCACGCCGCTCAACGGCGTGATCGGCGTACTGGACGTCCTTGGCGACACCCGGCTCGACTCCGAACAAAGGCATTACGTCGACATTGCCGCGCACTCTGCCCGGCTTCTGCTGCGTGTCATCAACGACATCCTGGATTACGCCAAGATCGAGTCCGGCGCCATGCCCCTGCACTGCGCGCCCTATGGCTTGTACCAGGCGGTGGAAAACATGGCCGACCTGTTCCTGCCGATGGCGCGCCGCAAGGGGCTGAACCTGACCGTGGCCATGATGCCGCATTTTGACCGCTGCCTGATCGGCGACGAGGTCCGCGTCGGACAGGTCATGGCCAATCTGTTGAACAACGCCGTCACCTTCACCGAGCGCGGCAGCATTGTGCTGTCCGCGCGACGCCGCGTGCGGCGCGGGGTGGACGACATGGAAATCACGGTGCGCGACTCGGGCCCGGGCATGTCGGCGGAATACCAGCAACGCCTGTTTTCCCCTTTCCAGCAGGAAGACAACTCCACGACCCGGCGCCATGGCGGCACGGGCCTGGGGCTGTCCATCGTCAAGCTTCTGCTCGACCTGATGGGCGGCACCATCCACATCAGCTCCAGCCCGGGGCGCGGCACGCGGGCGACGGTGCGCATTCCCGCCCAGTGGGGCGACCAGTCGGTGGGGTGGCCCTGCTACGCGGGCAGGCGCGCCACCCTGGCAGTACGCAGCCGCTTGCTGCGTCCGTCCATACGCGCCTGGTTGCGCAAGATGAAGATCCAGGAAGTCGCCGCCGGCACGCAAGCCGACCTGTGCATCGTGGACAGCAATGATGGCGGCTTCATCTGCCGCCATGACCAGCACGTCACGCCCAGCATCCACGCGCTGGCGCCCTTTCTCAAGACTCTGGCCCAAGCCTGGCGGGGCGAGCCGACCCTGATGCCTGGCGCGGCCCGTGCCGACGCGGCGGCCCAGGACACGGCCAGGTCCGAAGCGGCCGCTTTCGATGCGGCGGAACGCGCCGCGACTTCCCGGGAGGCCAGCCCCCTGAAGCAGTTTTCGCGCACGCTGGCCTGCTCGCTCGAATCGCGCAGCCATCCTCGCCATCCCCTTTTCCAATCGACGCGGGACCTGCTGCTGGTCGAGGACAACGAAATCAACCGTGACATCACGCTGCGCCAGCTCAATCGCCTGGGGGGCGAGGCGCGCGCCGCCGACGATGGCGAAAGCGGCTACATCCAATGGCTGCACGTCCGTCCACGCATCGTGCTCGTCGATTGCCACATGCCGCGGCTGGACGGCTATGCCCTGGCGCGGCGCATCCGCATTCACGAAATCACCCACGCCCTGCCTCGAACCAAATTGATCGGATTCAGCGCCAACGCCACGCCCTACGACGCCCAGGCCTGCCGTGCCGCGGGCATGGATGATTACGTTCCCAAACCTGCTTCGCGGGGCACGCTGGTGACCGCCTTGCGGCGCGCCGGACTGGCCTGGGCCTGGGACGCACAACCATGA
- a CDS encoding ABC transporter permease, translating to MSILDYLMQTWPSLLALAGQHLALVGAAVGCAILCGIPLGVLIVRVRWLATPLLGLATVILTLPSIALFGLMIPIFGHFGHALGYVPAVTAVFLYSLLPIMRNTYVALANVDPGIREAARGIGMTPWQRLRMVELPLATPVIIGGVRTAVVMNIGVATISALIGAGGLGVLILQAISQSNMTKLAIGAVLVSLLAIAADYCLQWLQRALTPKGVRT from the coding sequence ATGAGCATTCTCGATTATCTGATGCAAACCTGGCCGTCGCTGCTGGCCCTCGCCGGCCAGCATCTGGCCCTGGTGGGCGCGGCGGTAGGCTGCGCCATCCTCTGCGGCATTCCCCTTGGGGTGCTGATCGTGCGCGTGCGCTGGCTGGCCACCCCGCTGCTGGGCCTGGCCACCGTCATTCTGACGCTGCCTTCGATCGCGCTGTTCGGCCTGATGATTCCCATCTTCGGGCACTTCGGTCACGCCCTGGGCTATGTCCCGGCTGTCACCGCCGTCTTTCTTTATTCCCTGTTGCCCATCATGCGCAACACCTATGTTGCCCTGGCCAACGTCGATCCCGGCATCCGCGAAGCCGCGCGCGGCATCGGCATGACGCCGTGGCAACGCCTGCGCATGGTGGAACTGCCCCTGGCGACACCCGTCATCATCGGCGGCGTGCGTACCGCCGTGGTGATGAACATCGGGGTCGCCACGATTTCCGCGCTGATCGGCGCCGGCGGGCTTGGCGTGCTTATCCTGCAAGCCATCAGCCAAAGCAATATGACCAAGCTCGCCATCGGCGCCGTGCTGGTCAGCCTGCTCGCCATCGCCGCCGATTACTGCCTGCAATGGCTGCAGCGCGCCCTCACACCGAAAGGAGTCCGCACATGA
- a CDS encoding MmgE/PrpD family protein, translating into MSDVNTLTASQRIARFSHQMAPALLSTAEFHQVGRALIDTVGVALAGCDEAASRAMLAYAGRHGPFDRAARDAGKGRDGALAWGHADYCAVEDAALYNGVAGHVLDYDDVNSPLRGHPSIALLPALASLGQQRGAHGGRLASAYVVGFEVMVRLARAMVRDHYAKGWHATTTLGTIGGAVACSHLLGLSADRTVNAIGLAVAQAAGTRGNFGSMAKSFQAGHCAASAVRAALLAELDVDAAADALDGEQGFMRLYGQGEDPAAALAGLETVGLPGGERFELELSGIEVKKYPMCYAAHRALDGVLDLRAEHGLRAQDVRHVHVRANRRAMVPLIHKRPRTGLEAKFSMEYAMAAALVDGHVRLSSFTDTAVLRPEIQRLIDSTTREEDTGPETPRWNTVEITLASGQTLTRHVTELRGSSSLPLSDDALREKWQDCLAYSGFGGGLNEHGDAFFQAALNLQKVSVDDLLQAL; encoded by the coding sequence ATGAGCGATGTGAATACCCTGACCGCCTCTCAACGCATCGCGCGGTTCTCCCACCAGATGGCGCCGGCGCTGCTAAGCACCGCGGAATTCCACCAAGTGGGCCGCGCGCTGATCGATACGGTCGGCGTGGCGCTGGCGGGATGCGACGAGGCGGCGTCCCGGGCGATGCTGGCCTACGCTGGTCGGCACGGCCCATTCGACCGCGCGGCGCGGGACGCAGGCAAGGGCAGGGATGGGGCGCTGGCCTGGGGCCACGCCGACTATTGCGCCGTGGAAGACGCCGCCCTCTACAACGGCGTGGCCGGCCATGTACTCGATTACGACGACGTCAACAGCCCTTTGCGCGGCCATCCCAGCATTGCGTTGCTACCGGCACTGGCGTCCCTGGGCCAGCAGCGTGGCGCGCATGGCGGGCGCCTGGCCAGTGCCTACGTCGTGGGCTTCGAAGTCATGGTCAGGTTGGCGCGCGCGATGGTGCGGGATCACTATGCCAAGGGCTGGCACGCGACCACGACCTTGGGCACGATAGGGGGCGCGGTGGCGTGCAGCCATCTGTTGGGCCTGTCGGCGGACCGCACCGTCAATGCGATAGGGCTGGCCGTGGCGCAGGCGGCGGGCACGCGGGGGAATTTTGGCTCGATGGCGAAATCCTTCCAGGCCGGGCATTGCGCCGCGTCCGCCGTCAGGGCCGCGCTGCTCGCGGAACTTGACGTCGATGCCGCCGCGGACGCCCTGGACGGCGAGCAGGGCTTCATGCGTCTGTATGGCCAGGGCGAGGACCCGGCAGCCGCGCTGGCCGGGCTGGAAACGGTGGGGTTGCCGGGCGGCGAACGCTTCGAGCTGGAACTCAGCGGCATCGAGGTGAAGAAATATCCCATGTGCTATGCCGCGCATCGGGCGCTCGACGGCGTGCTGGATCTACGCGCCGAACATGGCCTGCGCGCGCAAGACGTGCGGCACGTCCATGTGCGGGCCAACCGGCGCGCCATGGTGCCGCTCATACACAAACGTCCGCGCACGGGCCTGGAAGCCAAATTCAGCATGGAATACGCGATGGCGGCGGCCTTGGTCGACGGCCATGTGCGCCTGTCGAGCTTCACCGACACGGCGGTATTGCGGCCCGAGATCCAGCGCCTGATCGACAGCACGACCCGCGAGGAAGACACTGGGCCGGAGACGCCGCGCTGGAATACCGTGGAGATCACGCTGGCGTCGGGCCAGACCTTGACCAGGCACGTGACGGAACTGCGCGGCTCAAGCAGCCTGCCGCTGTCGGACGACGCCTTGCGCGAAAAATGGCAGGACTGCCTGGCTTACAGTGGTTTCGGTGGCGGCCTGAATGAACACGGTGACGCGTTCTTCCAGGCCGCATTGAATTTGCAGAAGGTCTCGGTCGACGACCTGCTGCAGGCCCTTTAG